The following is a genomic window from Elaeis guineensis isolate ETL-2024a chromosome 10, EG11, whole genome shotgun sequence.
TATATCTCTATAATTAAACTCATATTGCCTTACTTTGCTTAAATTTTACTTAACCAACCTAATCTAATTCGATCAAGTCCAAATTGTATTTGACTTGAAAAGTGTGTAATTGCTTATATTTGACTTGGGAGATTTAGGTTCCCTTTCCTCCCACCCCACCTCCATGAGCTGTTCCTTACGCACACCCAcataaaattaagaaaaagaaaaagataaaaaggaGATCACGAGAGCAACTCACatccacacaaaaatataataataataataataataataataataataataataataaaatctagaatctacCGACGCAGCAGCACCCTTCCCTTCCTTTTGAGttctttctcttaaaaaaaaaaaaaaaaaaaaaaaaggggaaaacgaATAAAAAGTATGGAATAAAATCCAGGAATTAGCTTTATATACAttgggggaggaggagaaagaggattTAAAATTACAAGTCTACCCCTCACCCCCGCCGCAGATCCCGGTTAGCAGCACCGGCAGCCTCCCCAGATACCCCAACCCCTCCGCCGCCCTGTGCTGCTGCGGCCGCCGCCGCCCCTCCGCCGGCGGCAGCACCCTCTCGTCCTCGAACAGTGGCCCGCCGCCCAGCGCCTCGTGCTCCGTCACTCCCCCTCCGCCGCCGTAGAGGAAGCGGCCGTCCGCCACCTCGCCGTCCACGTCCAGCCGCCGCTCCACCTGGAGGAAGTCCCCCAGCGAGGTGGTCCCCACCATGTCGTCCCGGCACAGCCGCCACCACCTCCGTCCCCCGCggtgccgccgccgccgcctttCCGGCAACCCACTATGCTTGGGCCTCGTCCCTGCCCCCtctcctccgccgccgccgccgacgCCGTGATCCCGCCGCGAAAGAACCCTCCCCGGCTGGACGGCGATCTCCGGGAAGGAGACGCCCATCAGCGTCCCCAGAGTCGTGCTTCGGTCGTGGAAGAACGAACCGGTCgacttaaaaataaataaataaataaataaagacagAGTGAGGGCATTCTGGGAATTTTAAGTCGCTCGCAGTTCCCGTATTATTCTTACCTCGGTATCCAGATCGGAGGAAGAGGGGGAGGAGTTGGTCGGGGACGAAGGGATGAAGGCGGTGTCCCTATCCATGGCGTCGGAATAAGTTCAGTCTTGGACCAACATAATAAGTTCATTCTTGAAgcaacatagagagagagagagagagagagagtgggtgtgtgAAGGGGTTTTGGAGAAGATTGAATGATGACGGGAACCTGGGAATTTAAGGGTGTGTAGGAGGATGAACGGCGTCGGAAAAAGTTTATTCTTGGAACAatatggagagagagagggggggtggGGGAAGGGGGGCgaatagagagagagaatgaaGGGGCTTTGGGATGATGATGATGGGAACCTGGAAATTGAAGTCAAGTTGGGAGGATGAACGGGTGTGAAATAACAGATTTATACCCTTTGATTTACTCATGGGAACGTTTTGTTGAGTGAGAAGCCACTGgataatagtttttttttttttttgctaaagtaAATTAATTACCAAGCTCTACATTAACCAGACTATAACTTCTGGACCTTGTTTTGATGTAACACTTCTGGTTCTTATGAACTACGACTTTCACATCCATTCCCAGtttctaaatttctttagttTCCGATCGCTAGCGACTATACACACTTATCCTCCAATACATGCACAATTACaaataactatatatatatatatatatatatatatatatatatatatatatatatatatatattatattttggtGATAGTATACATGTGGATATAAATATATGCAAGGACAATATAACTAGAGGATGAAAATGGATAAAATATCATCTATTATGGGAGAGATCCATCGTTCGAAATCAATCATTTACAGATATAAGCCTAAGATAATATGGTGAGATCACATCAGCTATGAACTCAGACACCATCCATACGGCTAAGCTGCACATGTAAAACCTACATCTCACACTCATGACTAATAACCTCAATGCGAAGAAAGTGAGAGAGATTCCTTCTACGACGAAGGTTAGAATGTAGTTTATCGGCCTACAGAGTTAGGTCTAACAAACACAGATTCCGACTAGTAGTTTATGGActcaattttcaaataaaaaaaagtagGAAGAGGACTCAAGGATAAACAAGCTTACTCCATCCTCACAATCTTGTCTATCCACTGTTTCTAAAACTTCGGCTAACTTAAACATCAAAGGGTCTTCTACCGGAACACCCCAgcgagtgtggactttctttctaGGTATCCTCCAGCATCGCTGATCGGTGTCCAACTTCAGCTACATCAGCACTCCACCAAAGTCTTGCGGTAACATTATCTATTTGGTTTCGTTTTCATATCTGAATCTAATTGAACATGAATAGAATTTAGAGTATCTGACTAATATCTATATCTGTATCTACATcgatatccataaaaaaaaaaaaaaaatatggatagacaactactTGATCTGTATCCAATTATCTAATTCTAATTATAACTatgtttaattttatatagcatttataaatttttaaaaaaatatataatttattaatgTACTATTAACTTGATTTGCCATCCACTAAGTAATATCTTTTATTCTGTGTTTATaaagtttaatttttttgacttatatctatacttatatccatatctcagTATCCAATTTGTATTCAtatcatttaaaataattatagatataaatttttatatttattaatatatatatttatatctatatttatcaaataaaataaatatagatatgcatATACTGATATCCAATTTGTATCCGATCCAATTTCAGCCTAATATAATTGTATATTGAGAAAATATATTTGTGCTTAAGAACTAGTTTAGTTGTATATAATATAGGTATGAGTATGTGAAAATTCTGTATAAATATGTGCaagattaaaaattaaacatattGGTCAAAGGACTGTATGTTTAAGTACAATCAAAGAAAAGATTTGTATAGGTAAATGATTGGCAATGGATACCATGGTAAGCTTGAGGACAATATTGCCAGCGAGCACCCATTATGACACTAGTTTGCCATCTAGATGGACACCACATGGTAGCTGTTAGATTAGCCAATTTGACAACAAACTAATGATTATTAGAAGGGACACCATATGCTCTTTGTAGGAGACAACCCCTAATTTAAAAAGAGAAAATGAACATTGCAAAGGTCGCAAAGTTCATGTGAGTATGACTTTTGAGCAATTGGTTCATGTTCTTACTTAAGGAACTTATTACGTTACGTCTCAAACTATAATTAAAataacaagaaagaaagaaagaaaaaaaaagagcatgTTTAAAGCCCACCTTTATGTGGAAGTGCCTTGTCTAACTATGAATGAGCAATGCTTTTTAATCTAAATGATTCCATAAAGCTTGATTCGAAATCTCCCTTTCTTACTCATGATCAAAAACCCTCCCTAAGCAGATGACAACCTCCTATTTTATCCTTTTCTCTAATCATTATCTGATCATTCACAAGAGCCTTACATTCATTTAGATGCCCTAAACTTAGAAGAAAaggaataataaaaataattttgactttaTACCTTAATGAGGTGCAAAACAATGAGTCTTTAGTTACAACTAATTTGCTGCAACTATCCCCCTTTCTAGGTTTATATACTTCACTGAAGAAACTAAACTAAGGGAGGCTTATTTACTTCAACATACATAACACAGGAGTGACAGTAATGTTTATATCCCTaaatataataatagttattattTGCTAGTTAACCATTTATTGGATTTGTTCGAGAATAAGATAAGAATATTAGACcataaattaaatatcaaatttttgattgataatttaataattttaaaatcaaggAGTGCTATTTAAAATGCatcaatcaataatttttatattatagaaTGCATTGCACATTCCAAATATTGAGCACAAGCTATGTCAAATAACTCAAGAAAATGTGCCTAAGGAATTTGCACAAGTCCTCCACCTATTGGGCCCACCCATGCTTGACAATGGACCTTTATGGCCGAAACAAATTGGTATgggactctattttagatctatgcTAGAAGAGCTGAAATGAGAAATTCTGTGCACCACAAGTGATATAGAAAATCGGCATAGAATATATCATCTTATCTGATTGATCTACGTGATCACCAttttcaatgcgtatttaatgtttactgttttatttttttttaattttaaatgataaaaatattcttgttctttgaaaaaatttatgacatcttatatctatattatgactttctatacgATATTAGAATATTCTGTGCatgcaagaagtcataatttgatgcaagatgtcataatatgccacaggatatcacaggatatcataattttttttcaaaaagtaggaACAttatcatcatttaaaatttttaaataaaaaaatgaacctGCAGACATTAACTATGTATTAGAAAGTGGTTGGGATAAAAATAACCCTCCCATATtgggccatattatgatatcttgcatataggaagttataatttgacataggatgtcataatataccataggatgttataattttctgCGCCATATTTTGACATCCTGAAACTATAATATGACACAGGAAGTTATAATatgtcataggatgtcataattttttcaaaagaggaGGGACACTTTTGTCATTcagaattttaaatgaaaaagtggaaCTACAAGTATTAAATACGCGTTGGAAAGCAGTGGCCACATGGACTAATCAGATAAGACGGTGCACTCCATATCGAATTTTCTATACCGCCCGCAATGCACAAAGAACTTCCCGAGTTGAAACTAgtgttgttggtgcagaattccgccgccgccggagaagctggagtcgaggggatcgcatccgccgtcgggacttgcaaggaagtctaaaccggagttgggggtgctccggtaagacccttcgacgctcaagtcagtactctgcctcaacagaaatagagcactcaaatgaattttagagtttcgagatagagttttgagcttagagatgaacgtatctggagatccctttttatagacggagagcgtaactgattgacagcgacgtctgtaactgtctggtagtgggctgttcgggaccacgcggagtttgttaagaagagtagtggtgtcagtgggccgttcagagccacgtggagtttgttatggagagtggagtggtgtccgttgtcgtgacttgtcagagaatggtgggaccacgtggaatctgttaccgAGAGTAGAGtgggatagtggccattgtcgtgacttgccagagagttcgagcctgacggctgaagctcggctgggacgtccgATGGAGTGgtatggctctctgtctctgcaatctaagagaagctcagatgttttcgagattgctgacgagtccatcgttgtcgggtgccttaggcgctgatgctgcaggtggaagtcatTTGCTGTAGAGCTCGGACGAGGACTTTCTGTTGAAGAAGTCCGGTAAGAGTTCGATTACTAGaggagtccgtctgaaatttgcctgatgtagaagctcgtctgaggactgtcCACCGGAGAgatccgatttcatgagaaatccgacagagggtcgatcgacagtggagttcggatggcactgtggaggttcgtccgctggaggagtctcgaggatattgggaaggtcgaatgttggaggagtctgggattcaattctgttgtagaagttcggacggagtctaactcttgtaggagtctgaaaggaggccgcttattgtagaagctcaacgaagaccggttgccgtggaagctcggatggagatttcttattgtaaAGTTCAGAGtggagatccggctggtggagccgtctgttgtagaaattcgtctggaatccatccgctgtagaagttcggctgggatccagctctcgtaggagctcggatgaaatccggaaggcgatcgaccgtcgtagaaacttggatggagtctggttacggtagaagtcctgctgttggagaagctcagacattgacgaagttcggaagaagttcggagtaaagttgttcgtggctggaagaagtttggaagagattcggagaatagtcgatcactatagaaaatcgactgatagtgaagctcagaaagcatttagagcagcctgatagatggatggaggagctcattatcggagaattccggatggtattatggaagctcggacatcgggggagttcagaaagacatcgcacaaggtcggaagctggaagagcccatggagggtcggtcttttacgaacttcggctagggatattttatatccaacaccagtctccccacTTTCGAGTCGGGttccgaatgaaagaagtacagagaaactttcacagctgaagttgctccttcgattttcgtactcgattgtttcagATATTTTAgcgtttggcacgctggtgctggagtcttttcaaatcgaggcgatccgaaaagatttttttaaaatttttgctggagcgttgctctaggtagggtgcaataatgattgcaatgGTCCggacagtggaggagttcaaaacttcCTCCGAGATGAAGGATCTGAAGGTCCAATTCGGCCAAGCCGCCtgcatcaagggcttcgagctcggccaggagaaggtggtcaggaagTTTCCCGAACTGGACTTTGGCTTCCTGGATaaggcgtccgatgatgaagctggACCTTCTGAAGTCGCTGCCGGTCTTCCTCCAATCAGAACTTCTTCGACTGCCGTGGCTGCGGCGACCGACCTTGtgggggcaccgagctcctccacttctgccccagaggtccgaaacctctaattttgtatttttttccttttgttgcgACTTTTCCTTATTCTCTTatacttaaaaactatttaatcaataaaatcatattcttctttacagagagctccttttcttattctgcattctttttcttctcttttatttttttgcactgatTCGTGTTGTaatgctcttgtctcccaacaacagtgccctgccgaagctcttcccctgccacaggatcCTTTTGAAGTTGATGATCCaggatctgagaaggaaagttcgttatttaacgaagaaatcaaagaagttggatgacaaacttcaccggctgaggaagagccattcggaagccattgtggaggctactcgctttcgagacctccacaaaaaggacttcatggattatacttggaggaagactacttcgtgaaggagcttgaggaactccgaaaatgcatcagcgaccgatcttggacttaggcttccaagatcagctcccttgagggggaccatggaagaactgtccatggcccttgggcagaagaaggtcgaactgcagcggctgaagattcagctggctatgagcagcaggcggtcaaagatgccgagcggagtccaagttctgaggaagaggcttcgggagtcggaggcgagagtcggcggttccaccaaatgtatcgggagatgctgttaagaaagaaagaactaaaagaaaaagttgaaaacttaaagcaatccctgataatggctggaaccgagaatTCAAAGTTGGAAAAGTCTAGCTTCCCTAAAGCCTCTTTTACCTttcgttcttccatgtattcttttttttttcttgtcattttttttgttgccttcaaaggctttataatgcgcactttactaatgagatgaaaaaaaatttttcattaccttgtctgtTCTTATTtcgagttgttgtttaccgagcttcttttgtcttttgccttattcgatgtcgacgttgcttGAAAGTTCTGgtcatcgtcgtgttgatttgtCCTTTTTGTTCATAACCGAAGatctttttgaggccattcgagtttgatgcttcctcccgatgctcgagcttgggggctcgaacttctcgttaccttgaggaagtctttTTCTCCGACCAGtattgggttcccccttagagattgagggtttttgacaagagtctccttcctcgttgagacgaggtcccttgcgtCATTAGTGTAGTTcgttttttccttatctctggtggctcgtcgctttctttttttctcttccctttttttttatgtttggacgagggttttccttctgctcctaacaggattgtaggggtgtagaagaGTCATTGAGGGGGTTCTTCCCCTCATCCGATTTAAACGACCatatcttcgtttgtgtcaggacgaggtcctcctcctattctgacacagtcaatttcagctcatgttaggacaaaatTTTTCTACTGTtcttaacaggactgtgggggcgcataaggccgttgcaagggcctctccccccatccagtctctaaataatcggaccttcgactttactcatgttaggagaggttctcctcctgttcctaacatggctgtgggggcacaaaagggccgttgcaaggacctctccccccatccgtctttaaataactgagccttcgattttgctcatgttaggatgaggttctcctcctattcctgacatggctgtgggggcgcataaggaccgttgtaagggcctctcccccatccgatctttaaataattggCCTTCGATTTTACTCatttaggatgaggtttttctcctgttcctaatatggctgtggggggcataagcaccgttgcaagggcctctccccccatccggtctttaaataatcgggccttcgactttgctcatattaggatgaggttctcctcatgttcctaacatggctgcgggggtgcataagggccgttgcgagggcctctcccccgatccgatctttaaataatcaggccttcgtttgtgtcgggatgaggtcctcctcttgttcctcacacgcttaatttcgattgtctgaaggagctacttcctgttgttataagctcatgcaaaaaaaaaagatttgcaaatatgaaacttttatttaaggcaaagttattgataatacactcgtagatttttcgagtcccatagtcgcggaaggtctgctccccattggggtcctccagagatggtgttgatgatcccgattggaggccgatcttcaggctgttctttcctccttggcagctctggctgtggtaggccctcggtcgatctttcctaccctcaggccggtgttggatgaatctgtcgagc
Proteins encoded in this region:
- the LOC140852234 gene encoding uncharacterized protein At3g17950 isoform X2 gives rise to the protein MDRDTAFIPSSPTNSSPSSSDLDTESTGSFFHDRSTTLGTLMGVSFPEIAVQPGRVLSRRDHGVGGGGGGEGAGTRPKHSGLPERRRRRHRGGRRWWRLCRDDMVGTTSLGDFLQVERRLDVDGEVADGRFLYGGGGGVTEHEALGGGPLFEDERVLPPAEGRRRPQQHRAAEGLGYLGRLPVLLTGICGGGEG
- the LOC140852234 gene encoding uncharacterized protein isoform X1 — protein: MNLLCWSKTELIPTPWIGTPPSSLRPRPTPPPLPPIWIPSTTLGTLMGVSFPEIAVQPGRVLSRRDHGVGGGGGGEGAGTRPKHSGLPERRRRRHRGGRRWWRLCRDDMVGTTSLGDFLQVERRLDVDGEVADGRFLYGGGGGVTEHEALGGGPLFEDERVLPPAEGRRRPQQHRAAEGLGYLGRLPVLLTGICGGGEG